A window of Brachybacterium fresconis contains these coding sequences:
- a CDS encoding GNAT family N-acetyltransferase has translation MPSLTLEPADPARDAAAVHRWLIHPRARSWNLLESTEGEIRAHLAALAEDPRQDAWLGRADGHPAFYVETYHPELLLDPTQFATRTGDLGMHLLIAPPEGEGIRGFTAAVMAETVSFCQREGDGRGALRVIVEPDASHTPILRKNAAAGFRTLREIDLTADGHTKRAALSVCTREDFALSTLGAGPGAATGAVSEDASSAGALGAPGRPAAPWAHLAAEHGAAAHRHLVAKALAEFSHERLLRPEPTGEDTWQLTAGPSCYTFRAQVLPLEHWLLEQDTLERTVDGAPRPLDVQELVLELQERLGLPEDLVSTYLEELASTFAARTAIAEQARRGLRPTTAELLDADLQTVEAAMTEGHPGFLANNGRIGYSLADYRAYAPECGRTTRLIWVAARREHSHLSLGEGMGETAHLELALSPEERDAFAERLVGRGLDPADYHLLPLHPWQAEHRVPITFAPDVARGDLVVLGPGGDEHQPQQSLRTFFNRTRPGAPYVKTALAIQNMGFLRGLSPHYMRETPAVNDWLQSVVAGDAEFAARGFSLLRERSALGYTGDVYHRTAVSNPHRKMLAALWRENPLPLLTDGEQAVTMAALLHRDHDGTAFATASIRASGLEVRTWLTGYLQAYLRPLVHLLLAHDVVVMPHGENLILRMRGHAVVGAFLKDIGEEMAVVGGRSLPADIERVRARVGGDDKALSIFTDVFDGVLRHLSGILAADGVMSAKAFWQVVAEVLESYEAEHPDTARGSGGDVDLRAGSFAHSCLNRLQLRNTLAMVDLGDQASSLLYAGRMDNPVARGV, from the coding sequence ATGCCCAGCCTCACCCTCGAGCCCGCCGATCCGGCCCGCGACGCCGCCGCCGTCCACCGCTGGCTGATCCATCCTCGTGCCCGCTCCTGGAATCTGCTGGAGAGCACCGAGGGCGAGATCCGCGCCCATCTCGCCGCGCTCGCCGAGGATCCCCGCCAGGACGCCTGGCTGGGGCGCGCCGACGGCCACCCGGCGTTCTACGTCGAGACCTACCACCCCGAGCTGCTGCTGGATCCGACGCAGTTCGCGACGCGGACCGGTGATCTGGGCATGCATCTGCTCATCGCACCGCCCGAGGGCGAGGGAATCCGCGGCTTCACCGCCGCCGTCATGGCCGAGACCGTCTCCTTCTGCCAGCGCGAGGGCGACGGACGCGGCGCGCTGCGGGTCATCGTCGAGCCCGACGCATCCCACACACCGATCCTGCGCAAGAATGCCGCGGCCGGCTTCCGCACCCTGCGGGAGATCGACCTGACCGCCGACGGGCACACCAAGCGCGCCGCCCTCAGCGTCTGCACCCGCGAGGACTTCGCCCTCAGCACTCTCGGTGCCGGGCCGGGCGCAGCGACCGGTGCGGTCTCCGAGGACGCCTCGTCGGCCGGTGCCCTCGGCGCACCGGGGCGGCCCGCAGCCCCCTGGGCCCACCTCGCGGCCGAGCACGGCGCCGCCGCGCACCGCCACCTCGTCGCCAAGGCGCTCGCCGAGTTCTCCCACGAGCGCCTGCTCCGTCCCGAGCCGACCGGCGAGGACACCTGGCAGCTGACCGCCGGCCCTTCGTGCTACACCTTCCGGGCCCAGGTGCTGCCCCTGGAGCACTGGCTGCTCGAGCAGGACACCCTCGAGCGCACCGTCGACGGGGCGCCCCGGCCGCTGGACGTCCAGGAGCTGGTGCTGGAGCTGCAGGAGAGGCTCGGCCTGCCCGAGGACCTGGTCTCCACCTATCTCGAGGAGCTCGCCTCGACCTTCGCCGCCCGCACCGCCATCGCCGAGCAGGCCCGTCGCGGCCTGCGACCGACCACCGCCGAGCTGCTGGACGCGGACCTGCAGACCGTCGAGGCGGCGATGACCGAGGGCCACCCCGGCTTCCTCGCCAACAACGGCCGCATCGGCTACTCCCTGGCGGACTATCGCGCCTATGCTCCCGAATGCGGGCGCACCACCCGCCTGATCTGGGTCGCCGCGCGCCGTGAGCACAGCCACCTGTCACTGGGGGAGGGCATGGGCGAGACCGCCCATCTCGAGCTCGCGCTGAGCCCCGAGGAACGGGACGCCTTCGCGGAGCGACTCGTCGGCCGCGGCCTCGACCCCGCCGACTACCACCTGCTGCCCCTGCACCCGTGGCAGGCCGAGCACCGGGTGCCCATCACCTTCGCCCCGGACGTGGCCCGCGGTGACCTGGTGGTGCTCGGCCCGGGCGGGGACGAGCACCAGCCCCAGCAGTCCCTGCGCACCTTCTTCAACCGCACCCGCCCCGGCGCCCCTTACGTCAAGACCGCCCTGGCCATCCAGAACATGGGCTTCCTGCGCGGGCTGTCCCCGCACTACATGCGCGAGACCCCGGCCGTGAACGACTGGCTCCAGAGCGTCGTCGCCGGCGATGCCGAGTTCGCCGCTCGCGGCTTCTCCCTGCTGCGGGAGCGATCGGCCCTCGGCTACACGGGCGACGTCTACCACCGCACCGCCGTGAGCAATCCCCATCGCAAGATGCTCGCGGCGCTGTGGCGCGAGAACCCGCTGCCGCTGCTGACTGACGGCGAGCAGGCCGTGACGATGGCCGCGCTGCTGCACCGCGACCACGACGGCACCGCCTTCGCCACCGCCTCGATCCGTGCCTCGGGACTCGAGGTCCGCACCTGGCTGACCGGTTACCTGCAGGCCTATCTCCGCCCCCTCGTGCACCTCCTGCTCGCGCACGACGTCGTCGTCATGCCCCACGGTGAGAACCTCATCCTGCGGATGCGGGGCCATGCGGTGGTCGGCGCCTTCCTCAAGGACATCGGCGAGGAGATGGCCGTGGTGGGCGGACGCTCGCTGCCGGCGGACATCGAGCGGGTCCGGGCCCGCGTCGGCGGGGACGATAAGGCGCTGTCGATCTTCACCGACGTCTTCGACGGCGTGCTGCGGCACCTCAGCGGCATCCTCGCGGCCGACGGGGTGATGTCGGCGAAGGCCTTCTGGCAGGTCGTCGCGGAAGTCCTGGAGAGCTACGAGGCCGAACACCCCGACACCGCGCGGGGGTCGGGCGGGGACGTCGACCTGCGCGCCGGCAGCTTCGCGCACTCCTGCCTGAACCGGCTGCAGCTGCGCAACACCCTGGCGATGGTCGATCTGGGCGACCAGGCCTCCTCGCTGCTGTACGCGGGGCGGATGGACAACCCCGTCGCCCGGGGAGTCTGA
- a CDS encoding lysine N(6)-hydroxylase/L-ornithine N(5)-oxygenase family protein has translation MAALAEPLDDVDAVFLDQAEQFRWHPGMMLETATLQVPFLADLVTLADPTSPYSFLAFLKATGRLYPFYIRESFYPLRTEYEAYCRWVAEQLDCLRWRRRVVSVEPAVDPAVDPNVDPAVDPAVDPTIDPAVDPNVDPAVDPVVHPTIDPAVEGRSGGGTSGREHFAVTAEILDADGDVIGHEVHRGRHLALGVGTRPSLPPALAGLAESTAADPTAGPMIHSADYLEHRRQLLAGGAITIVGSGQSAAEIYRDLLEEACARGIRLDWITRSPRFFPMEYTKLTLEMTSPEYTDHHRSLPEEQRDELGRSQRALHQGISGDLIDDIHETLYRLSQGGQELPTTLLSDVAVTSARRDPATGASVLGLRHARLGTEREHRTGAVVAATGYRAGLPDFLGPLADRIRLDRAGRLDARRDYTVDDAERLHVLGTEIHTHGVTAPDLGFGPWRASVVLAAITGREPYPIERRIAFQSFGLPPQQTSSAGASA, from the coding sequence ATGGCGGCCCTCGCCGAACCCCTCGACGACGTCGACGCGGTCTTCCTCGATCAGGCCGAGCAGTTCCGCTGGCACCCCGGCATGATGCTCGAGACGGCCACCCTGCAGGTCCCGTTCCTCGCGGACCTGGTCACCCTCGCCGACCCCACCTCGCCCTACTCCTTCCTCGCCTTCCTCAAGGCCACGGGGCGGCTCTACCCCTTCTACATCCGCGAGTCGTTCTACCCGCTGCGGACCGAGTACGAGGCCTACTGCCGCTGGGTCGCCGAGCAGCTGGACTGCCTGCGCTGGCGACGCCGCGTGGTCTCCGTCGAGCCTGCCGTCGACCCAGCCGTCGACCCGAACGTCGACCCAGCCGTCGACCCAGCCGTCGATCCGACCATCGACCCAGCCGTCGACCCGAACGTCGATCCGGCCGTCGACCCAGTCGTCCATCCGACCATCGACCCAGCCGTCGAGGGTCGCAGCGGTGGCGGAACGTCCGGCCGTGAGCACTTCGCGGTGACGGCGGAGATCCTCGACGCCGACGGCGACGTCATCGGCCACGAGGTCCACCGCGGCCGGCACCTGGCGCTCGGCGTCGGCACACGGCCGAGCCTGCCGCCCGCCCTGGCAGGCCTCGCCGAGAGCACGGCCGCGGACCCGACGGCCGGGCCCATGATCCACAGCGCCGATTACCTCGAGCATCGTCGACAGCTGCTGGCCGGCGGGGCGATCACCATCGTCGGCAGCGGCCAGTCGGCCGCCGAGATCTACCGTGACCTGCTCGAGGAGGCCTGCGCTCGGGGGATCCGGCTGGACTGGATCACACGGTCGCCACGGTTCTTCCCGATGGAGTACACCAAGCTCACCCTGGAGATGACCTCCCCGGAGTACACCGACCACCATCGCAGCCTGCCCGAGGAGCAGCGCGATGAGCTGGGCCGCAGCCAGCGCGCCCTCCATCAGGGCATCAGCGGCGACCTGATCGACGACATCCACGAGACTCTCTACCGCCTCAGCCAGGGCGGACAGGAGCTGCCGACGACGCTGCTGAGCGACGTCGCCGTGACCTCCGCCCGGCGGGATCCGGCCACCGGGGCGAGCGTCCTCGGGCTCCGCCATGCTCGGCTCGGCACCGAGCGCGAGCACCGCACCGGCGCCGTCGTGGCGGCGACCGGCTACCGCGCCGGATTGCCGGACTTCCTGGGCCCGCTCGCGGATCGGATCCGCCTCGACCGCGCCGGGCGGCTCGATGCCCGCCGCGACTACACCGTCGACGATGCCGAGCGCCTCCACGTGCTGGGCACCGAGATCCACACCCACGGCGTCACCGCCCCCGACCTCGGCTTCGGGCCCTGGCGGGCCAGCGTCGTCCTCGCCGCGATCACCGGGCGCGAGCCCTATCCGATCGAGCGTCGCATCGCCTTCCAGAGCTTCGGACTGCCACCCCAGCAGACCTCCTCGGCCGGAGCATCCGCGTGA
- a CDS encoding pyridoxal phosphate-dependent decarboxylase family protein, giving the protein MPALLGAASADEYSALLHEVVDTIADRFRTVAAPSSGPDGRRLHDLVDAVELDTAGIGCRDALREADRLYAGHTVWFHHPAYTAHLNCPVAVPAVAAEAMLAAINTSVDTYDQSLVATFMERRLIDWTAGRIGLAGGDGVFTSGGTQSNLQGLFLARERALRDLDGSRRANLPRLRLLAGAAGHFSVARAALLLGLDEDAVITVDGDVDGRLCPQALAQEMARREAAGDVVMAVAATAGTTDRGLIDPLAPIARLCAERGVWLHVDAAYGGGLLLSPTRRHLLDGIEHADSVTVDFHKTFFQPVSSSAVLVRDPADLAAVAWHADYLNPAAEAGGDDAEPNQVDKSLQTTRRFDALKLWTTLRALGPERLGEMVDAVCDLAASARELLQADADFTVLGRSDLSTVLFRFHPAGIDAASADRLVPLIRRVLLDSGRAMVARTTVEGTPWLKLTLLNPDSTLDDLTAVLDLVRATGRGLLAGSDLAAQTPAQVPISASAPEPAGMAGSAGARR; this is encoded by the coding sequence GTGCCCGCTCTGCTCGGTGCCGCGAGCGCCGACGAGTACTCCGCCCTCCTGCATGAGGTGGTGGACACGATCGCCGACCGCTTCCGCACCGTCGCCGCGCCGTCGTCCGGTCCCGACGGCCGGCGCCTGCACGATCTGGTGGACGCGGTCGAGCTGGACACCGCCGGGATCGGGTGCCGCGACGCCCTGCGCGAGGCGGATCGGCTCTACGCCGGCCACACCGTGTGGTTCCATCATCCGGCCTACACCGCGCATCTGAACTGCCCGGTGGCGGTGCCGGCGGTGGCCGCCGAGGCGATGCTCGCAGCGATCAACACCTCCGTGGACACCTACGACCAGTCCCTGGTCGCGACCTTCATGGAGCGGCGCCTGATCGACTGGACCGCCGGGAGGATCGGTCTGGCCGGCGGCGACGGGGTCTTCACCTCCGGCGGCACGCAGTCGAACCTGCAGGGGCTCTTCCTGGCCCGGGAGCGGGCACTGCGGGATCTGGACGGGTCACGGCGAGCGAACCTGCCCCGCCTGCGTCTGCTCGCCGGAGCCGCCGGGCACTTCTCCGTGGCGCGCGCCGCGCTGCTGCTGGGACTGGACGAGGACGCCGTGATCACGGTGGACGGCGACGTCGACGGGCGGCTCTGCCCGCAGGCGCTCGCGCAGGAGATGGCGCGCCGGGAGGCTGCCGGTGATGTGGTCATGGCCGTCGCCGCCACCGCCGGCACCACCGATCGCGGACTCATCGACCCGCTGGCGCCGATCGCGCGGCTCTGCGCGGAGCGCGGCGTCTGGCTGCACGTGGACGCCGCCTACGGGGGAGGCCTCCTCCTCTCGCCCACCCGGCGGCACCTGCTCGATGGCATCGAGCACGCCGACTCCGTCACCGTCGACTTCCACAAGACCTTCTTCCAGCCGGTCTCCTCGAGCGCTGTCCTCGTGCGCGACCCCGCGGATCTCGCCGCGGTGGCCTGGCACGCCGACTATCTCAACCCGGCGGCCGAGGCGGGCGGGGACGATGCCGAGCCCAATCAGGTCGACAAGTCCCTGCAGACCACCCGCCGCTTCGACGCTCTCAAGCTCTGGACCACGCTGCGCGCCCTCGGCCCCGAGCGGCTCGGGGAGATGGTCGATGCGGTCTGCGACCTCGCCGCCTCGGCGCGGGAGCTGCTTCAGGCCGATGCGGACTTCACCGTGCTGGGGCGCAGCGATCTGAGCACCGTGCTGTTCCGCTTCCACCCCGCGGGGATCGACGCCGCCAGCGCGGACCGCCTGGTGCCGCTGATCCGACGAGTGCTGCTGGACTCCGGACGCGCCATGGTCGCCCGCACCACCGTCGAGGGCACCCCCTGGCTGAAGCTCACCCTGCTCAACCCCGATTCCACGCTCGACGACCTCACAGCCGTGCTCGACCTGGTGCGGGCCACCGGACGCGGACTGCTCGCCGGCTCCGACCTCGCCGCGCAGACGCCGGCGCAGGTTCCGATCTCGGCGTCCGCCCCCGAACCCGCCGGGATGGCCGGCAGCGCAGGAGCCCGACGATGA
- a CDS encoding Vms1/Ankzf1 family peptidyl-tRNA hydrolase produces the protein MKLPWLKPALEAPGPFTSVHIDTTRTDPHAVGQLEARWARMRSDLSADGAPAALLDRIEETVLSPSSIGGRHGRTLLATDTEVLVDRVLPAPPLTESAHRGEHPQLLPLLQLTPFAVSQLLIIVDRAGADLHLRAPDNPSIAHGHNDLDADASVEGGHDVLHKASLGGGTQHGWRANNYETRVEDSWERNADAVAGTVERILREKSPDMLMLSGDVRAMGLLKDALSPESRARVIDVPGGTRGVAFDRGPFREELTAATEEFVAHRQQELAERFRESQARDGASVGGASEVAQALTRGQVEELVFVSAHAPDTIEDLLRRTLLTDGAVSALPEDVDGIPEGVGALLRWRDGTTPSNSIGSMTGDSQRE, from the coding sequence GTGAAACTGCCCTGGCTGAAGCCCGCCCTCGAGGCCCCCGGCCCCTTCACGTCGGTCCACATCGACACCACCCGGACCGATCCGCACGCCGTCGGCCAGCTCGAGGCGCGATGGGCGCGGATGCGCTCCGATCTCTCGGCCGACGGGGCACCGGCTGCGCTGCTGGACCGGATCGAGGAGACGGTGCTGAGCCCCTCCTCGATCGGTGGGCGGCACGGCCGGACCCTGCTGGCGACCGACACGGAGGTCCTCGTGGACCGGGTGCTGCCCGCGCCACCGCTGACGGAATCGGCGCATCGCGGCGAGCACCCCCAGCTGCTGCCCCTGCTGCAGCTGACGCCCTTCGCCGTCAGCCAGCTGCTGATCATCGTCGACCGCGCCGGCGCCGATCTCCACCTGCGCGCCCCGGACAACCCGTCCATCGCGCACGGCCACAACGATCTGGACGCGGACGCGAGCGTCGAGGGCGGCCACGACGTGCTCCACAAGGCGAGCCTCGGGGGCGGCACCCAGCACGGGTGGCGGGCGAACAACTACGAGACCCGGGTCGAGGACTCCTGGGAGCGCAATGCGGACGCGGTCGCCGGGACGGTCGAGCGGATCCTGCGCGAGAAGTCCCCCGACATGCTGATGCTCAGCGGGGACGTGCGCGCCATGGGTCTGCTGAAGGACGCCCTGAGCCCGGAGTCCCGCGCGCGGGTGATCGACGTGCCCGGCGGCACCCGCGGGGTCGCCTTCGATCGCGGCCCCTTCCGGGAGGAGCTGACCGCTGCGACGGAGGAGTTCGTCGCCCACCGTCAGCAGGAGCTGGCGGAACGCTTCCGGGAGAGCCAGGCCCGCGACGGCGCCTCGGTGGGAGGCGCTTCCGAGGTCGCCCAGGCGCTGACCCGGGGCCAGGTCGAGGAGCTGGTGTTCGTCTCCGCGCACGCCCCGGACACCATCGAGGACCTGCTGCGCCGGACGCTGCTCACCGACGGCGCGGTCTCCGCCCTGCCGGAGGACGTCGACGGGATCCCCGAGGGCGTCGGCGCCCTGCTGCGCTGGCGGGACGGGACCACGCCGTCCAACAGCATCGGCAGCATGACCGGGGACTCGCAGCGCGAGTGA
- a CDS encoding plasmid stabilization protein, with protein sequence MSTVPEAWSDKRERQYEHVKKSRLDEGSSEEEAEEVAARTVNKTRAQEGESDEASKTSTQDKSPSERGWERSGSGPQGRTKDQLYQDAKREDVEGRSQMDKDELQEAVEQHEDR encoded by the coding sequence GTGAGCACCGTGCCCGAGGCATGGAGCGACAAGCGTGAACGACAGTACGAGCACGTGAAGAAGAGCCGGCTGGATGAGGGCAGCTCGGAGGAGGAGGCCGAGGAGGTCGCCGCCCGGACCGTGAACAAGACCCGCGCCCAGGAGGGTGAGTCCGACGAGGCCAGCAAGACCTCCACGCAGGACAAGTCCCCCTCGGAGCGCGGCTGGGAGCGATCCGGTTCCGGCCCGCAGGGACGCACCAAGGATCAGCTGTACCAGGATGCGAAGCGCGAGGACGTCGAGGGCCGGTCGCAGATGGACAAGGACGAGCTGCAGGAGGCGGTCGAGCAGCACGAGGACAGGTGA
- a CDS encoding TerC family protein: protein MTVSPLVWVLTIIAIVGLLAFDYFFHVRKAHIPTIGEAAVWSGIYVGIALVFGIGVLILGGSTMGAEYFAGYVTEKALSIDNLFVFLVIMGAFAVPRQDQQKVLLFGITFAIIARSGMITIGAVAIDRLSFAFYIFGAILLYTAAKMILDEAKDDDPDAEKKDSFFVGLVKKVLPATDEFDGDRLFTIENGRRVLTPMLLVMIAIAGTDLLFALDSIPAIFGLTQNTYIVFTATAFSLLGLRQLYFLIDGLLDRLVYLSYGLSVILAFIGVKLILHALGTNELFFVAGGEPLDVPEVSTGLSLTVIITVLVVTVLVSLLSPKGRAQAAVNNAHREAVAYVEMTYAGFEARRDAMYERMLEDEKTLQGLPSKFQDLVVSEQNVRALLADAHRIHEARLEFNQRGERSDEQPEGLVVTRADGTIATDGNGKVVTVSEEEAALARSQAKHREREDDRAAYAGGHRG, encoded by the coding sequence TTGACTGTCTCTCCCCTCGTCTGGGTCCTCACGATCATCGCGATCGTCGGACTCCTGGCCTTCGACTACTTCTTCCACGTGCGCAAGGCGCACATCCCCACCATCGGCGAGGCCGCGGTCTGGTCCGGCATCTACGTCGGTATCGCCCTCGTGTTCGGCATCGGCGTGCTCATCCTCGGCGGCTCCACCATGGGGGCCGAGTACTTCGCCGGCTACGTCACGGAGAAGGCGCTGTCGATCGACAACCTCTTCGTCTTCCTGGTGATCATGGGGGCCTTCGCCGTGCCCCGCCAGGACCAGCAGAAGGTGCTGCTTTTCGGCATCACCTTCGCGATCATCGCCCGGTCGGGCATGATCACGATCGGCGCTGTCGCGATCGATCGCCTCTCCTTCGCCTTCTACATCTTCGGGGCGATCCTGCTGTACACGGCCGCCAAGATGATCCTCGACGAGGCCAAGGACGACGACCCGGACGCGGAGAAGAAGGACAGCTTCTTCGTCGGCCTGGTCAAGAAGGTCCTGCCGGCCACCGACGAATTCGACGGCGACAGACTGTTCACGATCGAGAACGGCAGACGCGTCCTCACCCCCATGCTGCTGGTCATGATCGCCATCGCCGGCACCGATCTGCTGTTCGCCCTCGACTCCATCCCGGCGATCTTCGGCCTCACCCAGAACACCTACATCGTGTTCACCGCGACCGCGTTCTCGCTGCTGGGCCTGCGGCAGCTGTACTTCCTCATCGACGGGCTGCTCGATCGCCTCGTGTACCTCTCCTACGGGCTGTCGGTCATCCTCGCCTTCATCGGCGTCAAACTCATCCTGCACGCCCTGGGCACCAATGAGCTCTTCTTCGTGGCCGGCGGCGAACCGCTGGACGTCCCCGAGGTGAGCACCGGACTGTCCCTCACCGTGATCATCACCGTCCTCGTCGTGACCGTGCTGGTCTCGCTGCTGTCCCCGAAGGGCCGCGCGCAGGCGGCGGTCAACAACGCCCACCGCGAGGCCGTCGCCTACGTGGAGATGACCTATGCAGGCTTCGAAGCCCGACGGGACGCGATGTACGAGCGCATGCTCGAGGACGAGAAGACCCTCCAGGGCCTGCCCTCGAAGTTCCAGGACCTGGTGGTCTCCGAGCAGAACGTGCGCGCGCTGCTCGCCGATGCCCACCGGATCCACGAGGCGCGCCTGGAGTTCAACCAGCGCGGTGAGCGATCCGACGAGCAGCCCGAGGGGCTGGTCGTCACCCGGGCCGACGGCACCATCGCGACCGACGGGAACGGGAAGGTCGTGACCGTCTCGGAGGAGGAGGCCGCCCTCGCCCGGTCGCAGGCCAAGCACCGCGAGCGCGAGGATGACCGTGCCGCGTACGCCGGAGGACACCGGGGCTGA
- a CDS encoding lysoplasmalogenase, producing the protein MDRAVTGRGRRPRTEAVRRRRAVVLLVLVWSVHLAAQLGGVAVLAGLTQVLAMPVLAAVLWTSTSSPRGPLVRLALGALALSWLGDSAPRLAPEELSFLVMVVFFLGAQVVYACAFWPYRHRSLLARPVRAAPYLVAAAAIVLVCAPSAGALLPAIAVYSAAIATMAVLATGLGRIGAVGGAVFVVSDSLIALDAFDVLTVADQGFWVMSTYLLAQLLLMVAVRRADAELRPVRTR; encoded by the coding sequence ATGGACCGAGCGGTGACGGGTCGGGGCCGCCGCCCGCGCACCGAGGCGGTGCGACGACGTCGGGCGGTGGTGCTCCTCGTCCTGGTCTGGTCCGTGCACCTGGCGGCGCAGCTGGGCGGCGTCGCCGTCCTGGCCGGCCTCACCCAGGTGCTGGCGATGCCGGTGCTCGCCGCGGTGCTGTGGACCTCCACCAGCTCGCCGCGCGGGCCCCTGGTGCGCCTCGCGCTGGGTGCCCTGGCCCTGTCCTGGCTCGGGGACTCGGCGCCGCGCCTCGCCCCGGAGGAACTCTCCTTCCTGGTGATGGTCGTGTTCTTCCTGGGCGCGCAGGTGGTCTACGCCTGCGCCTTCTGGCCGTACCGGCACCGCTCCCTGCTCGCCCGACCGGTGCGCGCGGCGCCCTATCTGGTCGCCGCGGCGGCGATCGTGCTGGTGTGCGCGCCGAGCGCCGGTGCGCTGCTGCCCGCGATCGCCGTGTACTCGGCGGCGATCGCGACGATGGCCGTCCTCGCCACCGGGCTCGGCCGGATCGGCGCGGTCGGGGGAGCGGTCTTCGTCGTCTCCGATTCCCTGATCGCACTGGACGCCTTCGATGTGCTCACCGTTGCCGACCAGGGATTCTGGGTGATGAGCACGTACCTCCTGGCCCAGCTGCTGCTGATGGTCGCGGTGCGCAGGGCCGACGCGGAGCTGCGGCCGGTCCGGACCCGCTGA
- a CDS encoding macrolide 2'-phosphotransferase produces MASTTPPADLDDLLALASAHGLELDRSSLRAEEIGLDFRVVFGREADGTDWVLRIPRRADVLARADIEGRLLGLIAPQLDVAVPEWRVHSPDLIAYPLLPGTPALSIGGDGELTWNIDMASLDYAASLGDAVAQLHRIDADAAAETAIEVRTADQVREAWRHDLDRVAESFRIAPALWERWNAWLAEDSYWPSRTVLTHGEIYPGHTLVQGEQISAILDWTTAAVGDPAKDLMFHQVSAPTEAFDVALEHYVRGGGQVWPRLAEHCTEMYSAGAVGYGLYALETGERAHRDAAAAALDPSSETADAAADDPASEA; encoded by the coding sequence ATGGCCTCGACGACCCCGCCCGCCGACCTCGACGACCTCCTCGCCCTGGCCTCCGCGCACGGCCTCGAGCTGGACCGCTCCTCGCTCCGCGCCGAGGAGATCGGCCTGGACTTCCGCGTCGTCTTCGGGCGCGAGGCCGACGGGACCGACTGGGTGCTGCGGATCCCGCGGAGAGCGGACGTGCTCGCCCGGGCGGACATCGAGGGGCGCCTGCTCGGGCTCATCGCACCGCAGCTGGATGTGGCGGTGCCGGAGTGGCGGGTCCACTCCCCCGACCTGATCGCCTATCCCCTGCTGCCGGGCACCCCGGCCCTCTCGATCGGGGGTGACGGCGAGCTCACCTGGAACATCGACATGGCCTCCCTCGACTATGCGGCCTCGCTCGGGGACGCCGTCGCACAGCTGCACCGGATCGATGCCGACGCGGCGGCCGAGACCGCGATCGAGGTGCGCACCGCCGATCAGGTGCGGGAGGCCTGGCGTCACGACCTCGATCGCGTGGCGGAGTCCTTCCGGATCGCCCCGGCCCTGTGGGAGCGCTGGAACGCCTGGCTGGCCGAGGACAGCTACTGGCCCTCCCGCACCGTGCTCACCCACGGGGAGATCTATCCCGGCCACACCCTGGTCCAGGGCGAGCAGATCTCCGCGATCCTCGACTGGACCACGGCAGCTGTCGGGGATCCTGCCAAGGATCTGATGTTCCACCAGGTCAGCGCCCCAACAGAGGCATTCGACGTGGCGCTCGAGCACTATGTACGCGGCGGCGGGCAGGTGTGGCCGCGACTGGCAGAGCACTGCACCGAGATGTATTCGGCAGGGGCCGTCGGCTACGGGCTCTATGCCCTGGAGACCGGCGAGCGCGCCCACCGGGACGCCGCCGCAGCAGCGCTGGACCCGTCGTCGGAGACGGCGGACGCGGCAGCGGACGACCCGGCCTCGGAGGCGTGA